A single window of Pseudophryne corroboree isolate aPseCor3 chromosome 5, aPseCor3.hap2, whole genome shotgun sequence DNA harbors:
- the LOC134929112 gene encoding C-C chemokine receptor type 5-like — protein MEASKREDNSTTDNCTEGLNIFRIPQVTNEDCKHINVVAAQIFSDIFYVLTFTAIAINILKILSTVRGAQKWTTSHIYLVNIAAAHIIFLLPCPVWGMYLNQQYDWHLGKYACSIMNFTNALGHFGGTLLICIICVDRVVSIHFPVTSIQYKNVKFGKMVVMTSWTLSTVIASLSYVYTPFTVYGGSKHLCGAMNIGNALSFASVWSFTMFFVPNILIPTVVIVPCFVKIMVYLCCQQTRLPYDMGKVIKLDIAYISSFLILCLSSSYAILIVCFVYLTSPSCHDKCRWANVINLLSETARLLNVFNAVISPFIYLSKFKLGLCTSLCDCTNLKLCSCECSQQPPALGIQTLQLVYIPCVTDDHSELKINAHC, from the coding sequence ATGGAGGCATCTAAAAGGGAAGACAACTCTACAACTGACAACTGTACAGAGGGCCTGAATATCTTTAGGATTCCACAAGTCACAAATGAAGATTGTAAACATATTAATGTTGTTGCTGCTCAGATTTTTTCAGATATATTTTATGTTTTGACATTCACAGCTATTGCTATTAATATTCTAAAAATCCTCAGCACAGTTAGAGGAGCTCAGAAATGGACGACTTCTCACATATACCTAGTAAATATTGCAGCTGCCCATATCATTTTTCTCTTGCCATGTCCGGTGTGGGGCATGTATTTAAACCAGCAATATGATTGGCATCTGGGAAAGTATGCATGTTCAATAATGAACTTCACCAATGCTTTGGGACACTTTGGAGGCACTTTACTGATCTGTATTATTTGTGTTGACCGTGTTGTTTCTATTCATTTCCCTGTGACCTCAATCCAATATAAGAATGTAAAGTTTGGTAAAATGGTGGTCATGACATCATGGACACTAAGCACAGTCATAGCTTCATTAAGCTACGTGTATACCCCATTCACTGTTTATGGGGGGTCTAAGCATTTGTGTGGTGCCATGAATATTGGAAATGCACTAAGCTTTGCCTCAGTGTGGTCTTTTACAATGTTTTTCGTTCCTAATATTCTCATTCCAACTGTTGTAATTGTTCCATGCTTTGTTAAAATAATGGTGTATTTATGTTGTCAGCAAACTAGACTACCCTATGATATGGGGAAAGTAATCAAACTGGATATTGCATATATATCATCATTTCTTATCTTGTGTCTATCATCTAGCTATGCTATTCTTATTGTTTGCTTTGTATATTTGACATCCCCATCTTGTCATGATAAATGTAGGTGGGCCAATGTTATCAACTTGCTCAGTGAAACTGCCAGGCTGCTGAATGTTTTCAATGCTGTCATCAGTCCATTCATATATTTGTCAAAATTCAAACTGGGCCTCTGCACTAGCCTGTGTGACTGCACCAATCTGAAGCTGTGTTCTTGTGAGTGCTCCCAGCAGCCACCAGCTCTGGGGATACAAACTCTACAACTTGTGTACATTCCCTGTGTCACTGATGATCATAGTGAGCTGAAGATAAATGCACATTGTTGA